Proteins found in one Subtercola endophyticus genomic segment:
- a CDS encoding aldo/keto reductase, producing MQTRTLGAQGLETSAIGYGAMGISMAYGDGDTSGAAAITAAFDSGITLFDTAELYGWGENEKALGRAVAPFRDEVLIATKFGFTHDYGFDSRPEHIREVVHSSLRFLGTDHIDVLYQHRFDPTVAIEDVAETVKSLVDAGDVTYFGLSEAGEDTIRRAHAVHPVSVLQTEYSLFERDVEQLFPLLTELGIGLVPYSPLGRGFLTGTAKPAGDYDDSDMRNTDPRWQPGNFEKNLAATEQLQSLAATMNATVGQLALAWLLAQGEHIVPIPGSRDPLRVAENAAAATLELTQAQLERIAHILPAGGFGARYTPENMPTWR from the coding sequence ATGCAGACACGCACCCTCGGCGCACAAGGCCTCGAAACATCAGCGATCGGATACGGCGCCATGGGAATCTCCATGGCCTACGGAGACGGTGACACCTCCGGCGCAGCCGCGATCACGGCCGCGTTCGACAGCGGCATCACCCTCTTCGACACCGCGGAACTGTACGGCTGGGGCGAGAACGAGAAAGCGCTCGGCCGCGCGGTGGCACCCTTCCGTGACGAGGTGCTCATCGCAACGAAGTTCGGTTTCACCCACGACTACGGTTTCGACAGTCGTCCCGAGCACATCCGTGAGGTGGTTCACAGCAGCCTGCGCTTCTTGGGCACCGACCACATCGACGTGCTCTACCAGCACCGCTTCGACCCCACCGTTGCCATCGAAGACGTCGCCGAAACCGTGAAGTCCCTCGTCGACGCGGGAGACGTGACGTATTTCGGCCTCAGCGAGGCAGGGGAAGACACCATCCGTCGGGCTCACGCCGTGCATCCGGTATCTGTTCTGCAGACCGAATACTCGCTGTTCGAACGAGACGTCGAACAGCTGTTTCCGCTGCTCACAGAACTCGGAATCGGACTCGTGCCATATTCGCCTCTCGGCCGCGGATTCCTCACCGGAACCGCGAAGCCGGCCGGAGACTACGATGACAGCGACATGCGCAACACCGACCCGCGGTGGCAGCCCGGAAACTTCGAGAAGAACCTCGCCGCAACCGAGCAACTGCAGAGCCTGGCTGCAACGATGAACGCGACCGTCGGGCAACTCGCGCTGGCCTGGCTGCTCGCCCAAGGCGAACACATCGTTCCGATCCCCGGCAGCCGCGACCCGCTGCGCGTCGCCGAGAACGCGGCCGCCGCGACTCTCGAGCTCACACAGGCGCAGCTCGAACGCATCGCACACATCCTGCCCGCCGGTGGATTCGGCGCGCGCTACACCCCAGAGAACATGCCCACCTGGCGGTGA
- a CDS encoding TetR family transcriptional regulator — MARDADATRERILATAADEFAERGLAGARIDRIASGAASNVRLIYAYFGSKENLFGAVLNRELTALAEAVPVDVDDLPEWVGRLFDYHRAHPAAVRISLWRELERPELGPDHSPLYAVKVAAIATTVNTADTAVDLLVLLYGMAQAWFFAPVGLKRADGSDPETDKRISAHRRTLVAAARALIEQL, encoded by the coding sequence ATGGCACGAGACGCTGATGCAACGCGAGAACGGATCCTGGCCACCGCGGCCGACGAGTTCGCCGAACGGGGATTGGCCGGCGCCCGCATCGACCGCATCGCCTCCGGAGCGGCATCCAATGTGCGTCTGATTTACGCCTACTTCGGCAGCAAAGAGAACCTCTTCGGTGCGGTGCTGAACCGTGAGCTGACGGCGTTGGCTGAGGCCGTGCCCGTCGATGTCGACGATCTGCCGGAGTGGGTCGGGCGCCTCTTCGACTACCACCGGGCACACCCTGCCGCCGTGCGCATCAGCTTGTGGCGAGAGCTTGAGCGACCCGAACTCGGACCAGACCACTCACCGCTCTACGCCGTGAAAGTCGCTGCGATAGCCACGACCGTCAACACTGCTGACACGGCAGTCGATCTGCTCGTGCTGCTGTACGGCATGGCCCAAGCCTGGTTCTTCGCGCCCGTAGGACTCAAACGAGCAGACGGTTCTGACCCCGAAACCGACAAACGGATCAGCGCCCACCGTCGCACCCTCGTCGCCGCGGCCCGCGCACTGATCGAGCAGCTATAG
- a CDS encoding SDR family NAD(P)-dependent oxidoreductase, translating into MPKTIVITGSSDGIGAAAARRLSLDGHTVVIVGRSAAKTEAIARELGSDYFIADFACLDDVRTLATDLAAHYPRIDVLANNAGGVFGDKAPTADGFEKTFQINHLAPFLLTNLLLPRLTSSRATLIQTSSDAARITGKLVIDDLNNTAGRTPTRAYGDAKLANILFTAELQRRYGDQGIAAAAFHPGTVATNFASDTPSRAMRFVYGNPIIRRLITTPAKGAAQLVWLATTDPGTAWQPGSYFEKGRPARKTNPQAGSVELARELWEASSTMVGFGEVS; encoded by the coding sequence ATGCCGAAAACGATCGTCATTACCGGATCCAGCGACGGAATCGGTGCCGCTGCCGCCCGCCGCCTCTCGCTCGACGGCCACACCGTCGTCATCGTGGGCAGGTCTGCCGCAAAGACAGAGGCCATCGCCCGCGAGCTCGGAAGCGACTACTTCATCGCCGACTTCGCCTGTCTCGACGATGTTCGCACCCTCGCCACAGATCTCGCCGCGCACTATCCCCGCATCGACGTGCTCGCCAACAACGCCGGCGGCGTCTTCGGAGACAAGGCGCCCACCGCCGACGGGTTCGAGAAGACTTTTCAGATCAACCACCTCGCCCCGTTTCTGCTCACCAACCTGCTGCTGCCTCGCCTGACCTCCAGCAGAGCCACCCTCATCCAGACCTCCAGCGACGCCGCCCGCATCACCGGCAAACTGGTCATCGACGACCTCAACAACACCGCCGGCCGAACACCAACGAGGGCTTACGGCGATGCGAAACTCGCGAACATCCTCTTCACTGCCGAACTGCAGCGTCGGTACGGAGACCAGGGCATCGCCGCCGCCGCCTTCCATCCCGGCACCGTCGCGACCAACTTCGCCTCCGACACACCGAGCAGGGCCATGCGGTTCGTCTACGGCAACCCGATCATCCGTCGCCTCATCACCACGCCCGCCAAGGGTGCAGCCCAACTCGTCTGGCTGGCGACCACCGACCCCGGCACCGCATGGCAGCCCGGCAGTTACTTCGAAAAGGGGCGCCCCGCCCGCAAAACCAACCCGCAAGCCGGCTCTGTCGAACTTGCGCGCGAATTGTGGGAAGCGAGCAGCACCATGGTCGGCTTCGGAGAGGTCAGCTGA
- a CDS encoding helix-turn-helix transcriptional regulator translates to MDDPRHLLRDYLRTRRAKLQPADVGLIGGGMRRVAGLRREEVASLAGVNVDYYARLEQGRLPNVSLSVLDAVARALRLDPAERQHLIDLARPANGRNLARFIFLDPEARTIHSDWAAVAEEAVATLRHDAGQHPNDPQLPELIHDLAQQSPEFARWWAGHDVRSLSNGSKTYRHPQMGEITVHCEALEIPGDHQRLCIYTAEPGTPSQQALLLLAALRRPDAAARTAAGKGVTQPR, encoded by the coding sequence ATGGACGATCCCCGCCACCTTCTGCGCGACTATCTCCGAACAAGACGCGCGAAGCTCCAGCCCGCTGACGTCGGGCTGATCGGCGGTGGAATGCGCCGCGTCGCCGGGCTGAGGCGCGAAGAGGTCGCTTCGCTCGCCGGCGTGAATGTCGACTACTACGCTCGCCTCGAGCAAGGCAGGCTGCCGAACGTGTCGCTTTCGGTGCTGGATGCCGTCGCCCGAGCCCTGCGCCTCGACCCCGCCGAGCGGCAGCACCTCATCGACCTCGCCCGCCCGGCCAACGGCCGCAATCTCGCCCGGTTCATCTTTCTCGACCCCGAAGCGCGCACCATCCACAGCGACTGGGCGGCCGTCGCTGAAGAGGCGGTCGCGACCCTCCGTCACGATGCCGGGCAGCACCCGAACGACCCGCAGCTGCCCGAGCTGATTCACGACCTTGCGCAGCAGAGTCCCGAATTCGCCCGCTGGTGGGCCGGCCACGATGTACGTTCGCTTTCGAACGGCTCGAAGACCTACCGGCACCCGCAGATGGGCGAGATCACCGTGCACTGCGAAGCCCTCGAGATTCCGGGCGACCACCAACGCCTGTGCATCTACACCGCCGAGCCGGGAACGCCGTCGCAGCAGGCGCTGCTGCTGCTCGCCGCGCTGCGCCGGCCCGACGCCGCAGCGCGAACCGCCGCAGGGAAAGGCGTCACTCAGCCTCGCTGA
- a CDS encoding RNA polymerase sigma-70 factor: protein MVENTADTGDGVAGRPVWSTISEATDVFSAARPRLFGIAYRMLGSVSEAEDIVQESWLRWQATDRSVVENPNAFLATITTRLAMNLAQSARARHETYIGPWLPDPVDTSANPALGAERGEALEYAVLILLEKLTPAERAAYVLREAFDYPYELIADVVQATEPATRKLVSRARKHLADERRRPAPAAEHKRLLSAFLTAAQSGDVAVLEKLFADDVVSYSDGGGVKLAARIPIIGRSRVAKFVAAFSSHFWTGVDLRWVEANGRPSVELSRDGVPFTIVTATTSADGIDQLLWLMNPAKLRPMTSAS from the coding sequence ATGGTGGAGAACACAGCAGACACAGGCGATGGCGTGGCGGGGCGGCCAGTATGGTCGACGATTTCGGAGGCGACCGACGTCTTCAGCGCCGCCCGGCCGCGGCTGTTCGGCATCGCGTACCGCATGCTCGGCAGTGTCTCTGAGGCCGAAGACATCGTGCAGGAGTCGTGGCTGAGGTGGCAGGCCACCGATCGCAGCGTGGTGGAGAACCCGAACGCGTTCCTGGCGACGATCACCACCCGACTGGCGATGAACCTGGCCCAATCCGCCCGCGCCCGGCACGAGACCTACATCGGGCCTTGGCTCCCCGACCCCGTCGACACCAGCGCGAACCCGGCGCTGGGAGCTGAGCGGGGCGAAGCGCTCGAGTACGCAGTGCTCATCTTGCTCGAGAAGCTCACACCGGCTGAGCGGGCCGCGTACGTGCTACGAGAGGCGTTCGACTACCCCTACGAGCTCATCGCCGACGTCGTGCAGGCGACGGAGCCGGCCACCCGCAAGCTTGTGAGCCGGGCGCGTAAACATCTGGCCGATGAACGCCGCAGACCCGCGCCGGCGGCAGAGCACAAGCGGCTGCTCAGCGCATTCTTGACGGCGGCGCAGTCCGGTGACGTCGCCGTGCTCGAGAAGCTGTTCGCCGATGATGTGGTGAGCTACTCCGACGGCGGCGGTGTGAAGCTCGCGGCGCGCATCCCCATCATCGGCCGTTCGCGCGTAGCGAAGTTCGTTGCAGCGTTCTCGTCGCATTTCTGGACGGGCGTCGACCTGCGCTGGGTCGAGGCGAACGGGCGGCCCTCGGTGGAGCTCTCGCGTGACGGCGTGCCGTTCACCATCGTGACGGCGACCACCTCTGCCGACGGCATCGATCAACTGCTGTGGTTGATGAACCCCGCGAAGCTGCGCCCGATGACCAGCGCGTCATGA
- a CDS encoding sigma-70 family RNA polymerase sigma factor family protein: MSYSDEWLGGRSAVDADEHRRGVHALCVAAESGQPGILNRVLDPSARMLTDAAGSVAIDRQTIVGACSVSATICEVLARHPMQISEHEVNGQTGLVLRRHGRVIGIASVDVQGGLVTDLWIVLNPDKLRHWNE; the protein is encoded by the coding sequence ATGAGCTACAGCGACGAATGGCTGGGCGGTCGATCGGCCGTCGACGCAGACGAGCACCGTCGAGGGGTGCATGCGCTGTGCGTGGCGGCCGAGAGTGGTCAGCCGGGCATCCTGAACCGAGTGCTCGACCCGTCGGCTCGTATGCTGACCGACGCTGCGGGCTCTGTTGCGATCGACAGGCAGACAATCGTCGGCGCGTGTTCCGTTTCGGCGACGATCTGTGAGGTGCTCGCCCGTCACCCGATGCAGATCAGCGAGCACGAAGTCAACGGACAGACGGGGCTCGTGCTGCGGCGCCACGGCCGAGTCATCGGCATCGCGAGTGTCGACGTGCAGGGTGGCCTCGTCACCGACCTGTGGATCGTGCTGAACCCTGACAAGCTGCGGCACTGGAATGAGTAG
- a CDS encoding low temperature requirement protein A, with translation MSSAESTGVAAARGGLRVRMLARDTDEKGRASTSLELLFDLTFVVAIASITAQLAHGIVSGHAAETLVPFLEVFFAIWWAWMNFTWFASSFDTDDVPYRLLTMLQMAGVLVLAAGVPAAFNDANFTGVTLGYLIMRIGLVAQWVRAARDDAQSRRTASRYAVGIVIVEAGWLLRLTLADGGVLPTAWLSPVFLLLVVAELSVPLWAERTGHTRWHPHHIAERYGLFTIILLGESVLAASTGLQGALNGGGVSGSLIVVAVAGLMLLFSFWWLYFLEPSGSGLAARPNRSYLWGYGHYGIFAALAALGAGLEVAVSAAEHSEVSVTIVAYAVAFPAGAFLVLLWAVHAPIVARPVIRPAVILVAAAVTLVLPLGAELVGLVAVVCCIAFVSAFVVTITLALGRLRAAASQAAPASLTL, from the coding sequence ATGAGTAGCGCTGAAAGCACCGGGGTCGCCGCCGCCCGCGGCGGCCTTCGGGTCAGGATGCTCGCCCGCGACACCGACGAGAAAGGCCGTGCATCGACCTCGCTCGAGCTGTTGTTCGACCTCACGTTCGTCGTCGCGATCGCCAGCATCACCGCGCAGCTCGCGCACGGGATCGTGAGCGGTCACGCCGCCGAGACGCTCGTGCCGTTTCTCGAGGTGTTCTTCGCGATCTGGTGGGCGTGGATGAACTTCACCTGGTTCGCCTCCTCGTTCGACACCGATGATGTGCCCTACCGTCTGCTGACGATGCTGCAGATGGCCGGGGTGCTCGTTCTCGCCGCGGGAGTGCCGGCCGCGTTCAACGACGCAAACTTCACCGGCGTCACCCTCGGCTACCTGATCATGCGCATCGGACTGGTGGCGCAGTGGGTGCGGGCGGCCCGCGACGACGCGCAGAGCCGGCGCACGGCGAGCCGCTACGCGGTCGGAATCGTCATCGTGGAGGCGGGCTGGCTGCTGCGTCTCACGCTCGCCGACGGTGGAGTTCTGCCGACGGCATGGTTGTCGCCGGTCTTCCTGCTGCTCGTGGTCGCCGAGCTCTCGGTGCCGCTCTGGGCGGAGCGCACCGGCCACACGCGCTGGCACCCGCATCACATCGCAGAACGGTACGGGCTGTTCACGATCATCCTGCTCGGGGAGAGCGTGCTTGCCGCGTCGACCGGGCTGCAGGGCGCCCTGAACGGCGGCGGCGTGAGCGGCTCGCTGATCGTGGTGGCCGTCGCCGGGCTGATGCTGCTGTTCTCGTTCTGGTGGCTGTACTTTCTCGAACCGAGCGGTTCGGGTTTGGCCGCCCGGCCGAATCGCTCGTACCTGTGGGGGTACGGGCACTACGGCATTTTCGCTGCTCTCGCCGCGCTGGGCGCGGGCCTGGAGGTGGCGGTCTCTGCCGCAGAACACTCCGAGGTCTCGGTGACCATCGTGGCCTACGCAGTTGCGTTTCCTGCGGGTGCGTTTCTGGTGTTGTTGTGGGCTGTGCACGCGCCGATCGTGGCTCGCCCGGTCATTCGGCCCGCTGTCATTCTCGTGGCGGCAGCGGTGACCCTGGTGCTGCCGTTAGGCGCCGAGCTCGTCGGCCTGGTCGCCGTGGTGTGCTGCATTGCTTTCGTTTCGGCGTTCGTCGTAACGATCACCCTGGCGCTGGGGCGGTTGCGGGCAGCTGCCTCGCAGGCCGCCCCAGCATCACTCACACTGTGA
- a CDS encoding SDR family oxidoreductase: MRIVVIGGHGLIGSRVVEKLTERGVTAVAASRRTGVNSFTADGLADVLDGADVIVDVSNSSYFDEAGALEFFYASTLNLLTYGAAAGVKNHVALSVVGTDRLAATERGYFFAKNEQERLIRDSGSSFSIVHSTQFYEFVRSIADAATVEKRVLLSEAQVRPIAADDVATALADAATAEPTNRTTEIAGPDQYRLSEFVRQDLAYRGDPRDIITDPLARYFGSSLTETELLPAPEARLFSTRYADWLHHQPVTV, encoded by the coding sequence ATGAGAATCGTCGTCATCGGCGGCCACGGCCTCATCGGCTCACGTGTGGTCGAAAAACTCACCGAGCGCGGTGTGACCGCTGTCGCGGCATCCCGTCGCACGGGCGTGAACTCGTTCACCGCAGACGGGCTGGCCGACGTACTCGACGGTGCCGACGTGATCGTCGACGTGTCGAACTCGTCGTACTTCGACGAGGCCGGGGCGCTCGAGTTCTTCTACGCGTCGACCCTCAACCTGCTCACCTACGGGGCCGCGGCCGGCGTGAAGAACCATGTCGCCCTCTCGGTGGTCGGCACCGACCGGCTGGCAGCAACCGAACGCGGGTACTTCTTCGCCAAGAACGAACAGGAGAGGCTGATCAGGGACTCGGGGTCTTCGTTCTCGATCGTGCACTCGACGCAGTTCTACGAATTCGTGCGCAGCATCGCCGACGCGGCAACCGTCGAGAAGCGTGTTCTGCTGTCAGAGGCACAGGTTCGCCCGATCGCCGCCGACGACGTAGCCACAGCGCTGGCCGACGCAGCGACCGCAGAGCCGACGAATCGCACGACAGAGATCGCGGGCCCCGACCAGTACCGGCTCTCGGAATTCGTGCGACAAGACCTCGCCTACCGCGGTGATCCGCGCGACATCATCACCGACCCGCTGGCCCGGTACTTCGGCAGCTCCCTCACCGAGACCGAGCTGCTGCCCGCACCGGAGGCGAGGCTGTTCTCAACCCGCTACGCCGACTGGCTCCACCACCAGCCCGTCACAGTGTGA
- a CDS encoding SDR family oxidoreductase, translating into MKIVVIGGTGLIGSKVVSKLTEHGHEAIPASPNSGVSTLTGEGLAEVLEGAQVVVDVSNSPSFADDDVMNFFTTSTTNVLKAEKLAGVTHHVALSVVGTDRLPDSGYMRAKVAQETLIKNSGIPFSLVHATQFYEFVQSIAAAATDGNTVRLSHALVRPIAAEDVATTVARTAAGAPLNGTLDIAGPDEISLDDLVRGALARRGDPREVVADADAPYFGAILAERTLVPGPDATIFSTTFDEWLETQAAQTTQATPAS; encoded by the coding sequence ATGAAAATCGTTGTCATCGGCGGAACCGGCCTCATCGGCTCCAAGGTCGTCTCGAAGCTCACCGAGCACGGCCACGAAGCCATCCCCGCGTCACCGAATTCCGGCGTCAGCACCCTCACCGGCGAGGGCCTCGCCGAGGTGCTCGAGGGCGCCCAGGTCGTCGTCGATGTGTCGAACTCTCCCTCGTTCGCCGACGACGACGTGATGAACTTCTTCACCACCTCCACCACAAATGTGCTCAAAGCCGAGAAGCTCGCCGGCGTCACCCACCACGTCGCTCTCTCTGTGGTCGGCACCGACCGGCTGCCCGACTCGGGTTACATGCGCGCCAAAGTCGCTCAAGAGACGCTCATCAAGAATTCGGGCATCCCATTCTCGCTCGTGCACGCCACCCAGTTCTACGAGTTCGTGCAGAGCATCGCCGCAGCCGCCACCGATGGCAACACCGTGCGGCTCTCGCACGCCCTGGTTCGCCCGATCGCCGCAGAGGATGTCGCGACCACCGTCGCTCGCACCGCCGCCGGTGCCCCGCTGAACGGCACCCTCGACATCGCCGGCCCCGACGAGATCAGCCTCGACGACCTGGTGCGTGGCGCTCTCGCCCGCCGCGGGGACCCTCGCGAGGTCGTGGCCGACGCTGACGCCCCGTACTTCGGTGCGATTCTCGCCGAGCGCACCCTGGTGCCCGGCCCGGATGCGACCATTTTCTCGACGACGTTCGACGAGTGGCTCGAGACGCAAGCAGCGCAAACGACGCAAGCGACTCCCGCCTCATGA
- a CDS encoding GNAT family N-acetyltransferase, protein MPLPIPVVLIGRLAVDERFNGFELGASLPQDALLKCVEAAVSVGIRAIIVDALNESAANLYRKSGFESMPMANDAAMYLLVKDAEETIGAVQPAERSR, encoded by the coding sequence ATGCCATTGCCGATTCCGGTCGTGCTCATTGGCCGACTCGCAGTCGACGAGCGATTCAATGGTTTCGAGTTGGGCGCGTCCCTGCCTCAGGATGCCTTGCTCAAGTGTGTTGAAGCAGCTGTCTCCGTAGGAATCCGTGCGATCATTGTCGACGCGCTGAACGAATCTGCGGCCAACCTCTATCGAAAATCCGGCTTCGAATCTATGCCCATGGCAAATGATGCGGCAATGTACCTGTTGGTCAAAGACGCCGAAGAGACAATTGGCGCTGTGCAACCTGCCGAGCGTTCGAGATAA
- a CDS encoding type II toxin-antitoxin system TacA family antitoxin yields the protein MSIATKSDRLELLLTPEQKAAIEQAAALSGRSVTDFSVPVLVREASEVIRVDREPNLAKRSWDAFNKILDQPAKPVSGLADLLSRPSVFSD from the coding sequence ATGAGCATCGCAACCAAGTCGGATAGACTCGAACTCCTCCTCACGCCAGAACAGAAGGCAGCGATCGAGCAGGCCGCTGCGCTCTCTGGGCGGTCAGTTACCGACTTCTCGGTGCCGGTACTCGTCAGGGAGGCGAGCGAAGTCATTCGAGTCGATCGTGAACCGAACCTCGCCAAGCGCTCCTGGGATGCATTCAACAAGATCCTCGACCAGCCCGCGAAGCCTGTCAGCGGGCTCGCTGATCTTCTCTCGCGCCCGAGCGTCTTCTCCGATTGA
- a CDS encoding uridine kinase family protein, translating to MKTVTFDELVTTIRELTVEGRPSIGRPSIVGVDGFGGSGKTTLVVRLVKELGDSAIVAMDDFVVKKAIDDSSWEHVWDRNRLARQVLEPLAHGHRSAYEPLDWESGGFGAPIDLPDARYVFIEGITSLHPTLRHFYDSSVWVNTPIEIAMNRGQARDAGNENERGWKQWAQNDLHYLSETRPDQFADAVIENA from the coding sequence ATGAAAACAGTCACCTTCGATGAACTCGTCACCACTATTCGCGAACTGACTGTGGAGGGTCGACCATCAATAGGTCGACCATCAATAGTGGGTGTCGATGGTTTCGGTGGATCTGGAAAAACAACACTTGTCGTGCGGCTCGTCAAAGAGCTTGGTGACTCCGCCATTGTCGCCATGGACGACTTTGTGGTCAAGAAGGCGATCGATGATTCGTCTTGGGAACACGTCTGGGACCGAAATCGCCTGGCTCGACAAGTACTCGAGCCTCTGGCTCATGGTCATCGATCGGCATATGAACCGCTCGATTGGGAGTCAGGTGGGTTCGGCGCCCCAATTGATCTGCCCGATGCTCGCTATGTGTTCATCGAAGGGATCACCTCGCTTCATCCGACATTGCGACACTTTTATGACTCTTCCGTCTGGGTGAATACTCCCATCGAGATTGCGATGAACCGTGGCCAGGCGCGGGACGCCGGAAATGAAAATGAGCGGGGTTGGAAGCAATGGGCGCAAAACGATCTGCACTACCTGAGCGAGACGCGCCCTGATCAGTTTGCCGATGCCGTCATCGAGAATGCGTAA
- a CDS encoding CopG family transcriptional regulator — MKTAISVPNGDFERFERVADKHGMNRSEFYRLAAQRLADELEGASELTAIANAVLARTGQPSGDGLFLRESERVMRDGTEW, encoded by the coding sequence ATGAAGACGGCGATATCAGTTCCCAACGGTGACTTCGAGCGTTTCGAGCGTGTGGCCGACAAGCATGGTATGAACCGGTCGGAGTTCTACCGACTTGCTGCGCAACGGCTCGCCGACGAGTTGGAGGGCGCGTCGGAACTGACTGCGATTGCGAATGCGGTCCTGGCTCGTACGGGACAACCATCGGGTGACGGCTTGTTCCTGCGTGAGTCGGAGCGTGTGATGCGTGATGGAACCGAATGGTGA
- a CDS encoding type II toxin-antitoxin system PemK/MazF family toxin, whose protein sequence is MVTARGDVVWVDFGTPRGSEPAKVRPAVVIQEDWLLATSIATVQVVPLTSNTGLEAFPGNVLLPAEASGLEKDSVAVVSQVGPVSREFLDPYPAGHVPSYLLSEISSGIRLVLGL, encoded by the coding sequence ATGGTGACGGCGCGCGGCGATGTCGTCTGGGTCGACTTCGGCACGCCGAGGGGGTCGGAACCGGCGAAAGTTCGGCCGGCGGTCGTAATTCAGGAAGACTGGCTCTTGGCAACGAGCATCGCCACGGTGCAGGTCGTTCCACTGACCTCGAACACCGGACTTGAGGCGTTTCCCGGCAACGTTCTGCTTCCTGCAGAGGCGTCGGGGCTCGAGAAGGACTCCGTCGCCGTCGTCTCCCAGGTCGGGCCAGTCAGCCGCGAGTTCCTCGATCCCTATCCGGCGGGCCACGTTCCCTCGTATTTACTCTCCGAGATCAGTTCAGGAATTCGACTCGTTCTTGGACTGTAG
- a CDS encoding phage holin family protein produces the protein MTKIKVLLIRAGVSLAAACVGLVVAALLVPAVTLTWEGFLITVVVFALAQSILSPIILKLVTRNAPAFLGGIGIVSTLVSLIIASLFANGIKINGLAGWVLATLVLWLITAIASFVLARFFLPAVDRQRPKAAR, from the coding sequence GTGACCAAGATCAAAGTGCTGCTGATTCGGGCGGGCGTATCGCTCGCGGCGGCGTGCGTCGGGCTCGTCGTGGCGGCATTGCTGGTGCCGGCCGTGACGCTGACCTGGGAGGGTTTTCTCATCACGGTGGTGGTGTTTGCACTCGCCCAGAGCATCTTGTCGCCGATCATCCTGAAGCTCGTGACGCGTAATGCGCCCGCCTTTCTCGGGGGCATCGGCATCGTGTCGACGCTCGTGTCGCTGATCATCGCGTCGCTGTTCGCCAATGGCATCAAGATCAATGGTCTGGCCGGGTGGGTGCTCGCGACGCTGGTGCTCTGGCTCATCACCGCGATCGCCAGCTTCGTGCTCGCCCGGTTCTTCTTGCCCGCGGTTGACCGCCAGCGGCCGAAGGCGGCGCGGTAG
- a CDS encoding DNA-directed RNA polymerase subunit beta has translation MADEFHKPTLFAGSTFEAFKGGDDPAQISRMAHDTAAALLSRVRADPDAAVIDRLLAYTDEHGIDAIAELWSRASARSLPGALWRIYLLRALTRQDPEQSSYVFQRGAELSATIDPVVAGAQTPTGPEEITALADQILRGLFEGDFAVALDRAAAFCRLMATGCASLADDAEVLSPARASELTTRALRFQTIAGELTACASLWRRESLD, from the coding sequence GTGGCCGACGAGTTCCACAAGCCGACGCTGTTCGCCGGCTCGACCTTCGAAGCCTTCAAGGGCGGCGACGACCCGGCGCAGATCAGCCGTATGGCCCACGACACCGCCGCTGCGCTGCTGAGCCGCGTGCGGGCCGATCCTGACGCGGCCGTCATCGACAGGCTTCTCGCGTACACCGACGAGCACGGCATCGACGCTATCGCCGAACTGTGGTCTCGGGCATCCGCTCGGTCTCTGCCGGGGGCCCTGTGGCGTATCTACCTGCTGCGCGCGTTGACCCGGCAAGACCCCGAGCAGTCGAGTTATGTGTTTCAGCGCGGTGCCGAGTTGTCTGCGACGATCGACCCTGTGGTCGCGGGGGCGCAGACGCCCACTGGGCCCGAAGAGATCACCGCGCTCGCCGACCAGATTCTGCGAGGGTTGTTCGAGGGCGATTTCGCGGTTGCGCTCGACCGGGCGGCGGCGTTCTGCCGGTTGATGGCCACCGGATGCGCGAGCCTCGCCGACGACGCCGAAGTGCTCTCACCCGCGCGCGCCAGCGAGCTCACCACCCGCGCGCTGCGCTTTCAGACCATCGCGGGCGAACTGACCGCCTGCGCGAGCCTGTGGCGGCGAGAGAGCCTCGATTGA